A stretch of the Solanum dulcamara chromosome 6, daSolDulc1.2, whole genome shotgun sequence genome encodes the following:
- the LOC129892215 gene encoding scarecrow-like transcription factor PAT1: protein MQASRRRRTAMSNTLYCEPVQKAEAYCLPQFQTLDNHLSYISGNHGGNHSFQTYRDRHCMLESSSATGSYAIYHSPSTASFSSNGSMTCNQESQPYLSDVRQSPETTNYGSPISGSCITDDVTDFMHKLKELETVMLGPDADFQESYDNSLASSMASSEIDSWRQMMLAIPRRDLKQVLIACAKAVSDGELLTAQVLISELRQMVSVSGEPIQRLGAYILEGLVAKLGASGSSICKSLRCKEPASFELLSYMHVLYEICPYFKFGYMSANGAIAEAMKDENRVHIIDFQIAQGSQWVPMIQAFAARPGGPPHIRITGIDDSTSAYARGGGLDIVGQRLSKLAKTFKVPFEFHAAAMSGSDVQLENLGIQPGEALAVNFAFTLHHMPDESVSTENHRDRLLRMVKNLNPKVVTLVEQESNTNTAAFFPRFLETLDYYSAMFESIDMTLPRGHKVRINVEQHCLARDVVNIIACEGIERVERHELLGKWKSRFRMAGFNPYPLSSLVNATIKTLLESYSDKYRLEERDGALYLGWMNRDLVASCAWK, encoded by the coding sequence ATGCAAGCATCACGGCGCAGAAGAACAGCCATGTCTAATACTCTTTACTGTGAACCTGTGCAGAAGGCAGAGGCTTACTGTCTGCCTCAGTTTCAAACTTTAGACAACCATTTGAGCTACATTAGTGGCAACCATGGAGGTAATCACTCCTTTCAGACTTACCGTGACCGTCATTGCATGCTGGAGTCGTCTTCTGCCACTGGGAGCTACGCTATTTACCACTCACCATCAACTGCTAGTTTTTCATCAAATGGAAGCATGACTTGCAATCAAGAATCTCAGCCATACCTATCAGATGTTCGCCAATCCCCTGAGACAACTAACTATGGCTCCCCAATTAGTGGATCTTGTATTACAGATGATGTGACTGATTTCATGCACAAGCTAAAGGAATTGGAAACGGTAATGTTGGGACCTGATGCGGACTTCCAGGAAAGTTATGATAATTCCTTGGCAAGCAGTATGGCCTCCTCAGAAATTGATAGCTGGAGGCAAATGATGTTGGCCATACCTAGACGGGATTTGAAACAGGTGCTTATTGCTTGCGCAAAAGCAGTTTCTGATGGTGAATTACTAACTGCACAAGTGTTGATATCTGAGTTGCGTCAAATGGTGTCAGTGTCAGGGGAACCAATTCAGAGACTGGGAGCATACATCTTGGAAGGGCTTGTTGCAAAGTTGGGTGCATCAGGAAGTTCCATATGCAAATCCTTGAGATGCAAAGAACCCGCAAGTTTTGAGCTGTTGTCTTATATGCACGTTCTTTACGAGATTTGCCCTTACTTCAAATTTGGATACATGTCAGCTAATGGGGCCATTGCAGAGGCAATGAAGGATGAAAATAGAGTTCATATAATTGATTTCCAGATTGCTCAAGGGAGCCAGTGGGTGCCTATGATCCAAGCTTTTGCAGCTCGTCCTGGAGGACCCCCACATATCCGTATAACAGGCATTGATGATTCCACCTCAGCATATGCTCGTGGAGGAGGCCTTGATATTGTGGGGCAGAGGCTTTCCAAACTCGCTAAGACTTTCAAGGTGCCTTTTGAGTTTCATGCTGCTGCCATGTCTGGTTCTGATGTTCAGCTAGAAAACCTTGGAATTCAACCCGGCGAAGCATTGGCAGTAAATTTTGCTTTCACATTACATCACATGCCAGATGAAAGTGTGAGCACGGAAAATCATCGGGATAGACTATTACGGATGGTCAAAAACCTCAACCCCAAGGTGGTTACCCTTGTTGAGCAAGAATCTAATACAAATACTGCTGCTTTCTTTCCTCGATTTCTTGAAACCTTGGATTATTATTCAGCCATGTTTGAATCAATCGATATGACTCTTCCTAGGGGACACAAGGTGCGCATCAATGTTGAGCAGCATTGTTTAGCGAGGGACGTTGTTAACATCATAGCCTGTGAAGGGATTGAAAGAGTAGAGCGACATGAACTTCTTGGTAAGTGGAAGTCGCGGTTTAGAATGGCTGGTTTTAACCCATACCCGTTGAGTTCATTGGTGAACGCTACGATCAAGACATTGCTAGAGAGCTACTCTGATAAGTATAGGCTTGAAGAAAGAGATGGTGCTCTTTACCTTGGTTGGATGAACAGAGATTTGGTTGCTTCTTGTGCCTGGAAATAA